A part of Peromyscus leucopus breed LL Stock unplaced genomic scaffold, UCI_PerLeu_2.1 scaffold_257, whole genome shotgun sequence genomic DNA contains:
- the LOC119086123 gene encoding GDP-L-fucose synthase-like, with protein sequence MGEPQGSMRILVTGGSGLVGRAIQKVVADGAGLPGEEWVFVSSKDADLTDAAQTKALFQKVQPTHVIHLAAMVGGLFRNIKYNLDFWVSWGAGGQQALGARSLSSWYFHRSHPQEVPEDWFCRALGSFGQALTCRIGKLEKSQHATLCD encoded by the exons ATgggtgagccccagggatccatgAGGATCCTAGTGACAGGGGGCTCTGGACTGGTGGGCAGAGCCATCCAGAAGGTGGTCGCAGACGGGGCCGGCTTACCTGGAGAGGAATGGGTGTTTGTCTCCTCCAAAGATGCAGATCTGAC GGATGCAGCACAAACCAAGGCTCTGTTCCAGAAGGTACAGCCCACCCATGTCATCCATCTTGCTGCGATGGTAGGCGGCCTTTTCCGGAATATCAAATACAACTTGGATTTCTGGGTAAGTTGGGGTGCTGGGGGACAACAAGCTTTGGGAGCCAGGAGCTTAAGCTCTTGGTACTTCCACCGGAGTCACCCCCAAGAAGTCCCCGAGGACTGGTTTTGCAGAGCCCTGGGGTCATTTGGCCAAGCGCTGACCTGCAGGATTGGGAAGCTGGAAAAAAGTCAGCACGCCACACTATGCGACTAG